One genomic segment of Paenibacillus xylanexedens includes these proteins:
- a CDS encoding DUF1304 domain-containing protein — MVMEMFMWTRPRTMKTFNLTPEFAKSTKSLAANQGLYNGFLAAGLIWGLVYPDAAVGQHIQIFFLACVIIAALYGGATSSRSIIIKQGLPAIIALLLVLFL; from the coding sequence ATGGTGATGGAGATGTTTATGTGGACTCGTCCACGCACAATGAAAACCTTTAATCTCACGCCGGAATTCGCCAAATCCACCAAATCTCTCGCGGCCAATCAAGGTCTTTACAATGGATTTCTTGCGGCAGGTCTGATCTGGGGACTCGTATATCCGGATGCTGCCGTTGGACAGCATATTCAGATTTTCTTCCTGGCGTGTGTGATTATTGCGGCTCTTTATGGAGGAGCAACTTCTTCACGGTCGATCATTATCAAACAAGGTCTGCCTGCGATCATTGCGTTGTTGCTAGTTCTGTTCCTGTAA
- the pyk gene encoding pyruvate kinase, protein MLKTKIICTMGPACDSIELLKVMIQEGMTVARLNMAHGELEDHVTRINNIRKAASELNTYIPIMMDIKGPEVRIGKLKEASCHLQAGKELILTTEEILGDAERISVNYPELNLVVKPGDRILIDDGLVDLTVLSVEGSDIHCKIISGGILKPRKGVNLPGIKTTLPGVTERDVMHIGFGIENDIEIIAASFVRKGDDIREIRSILKERGVEHVQIISKIENQEGMTNLDDIILASDGIMVARGDLGVEVPIEDVPMMQKEMIDKCNRAGKPVIVATHMLESMQVNPRPTRSEVSDVANAVLQGADVVMLSGESAAGKYPVQSVRTMAAVARRAETMIDYKEQFAQKSAQQIADITEVISQGAVSSSLVLNAKAIITSTESGFTARMISKYRPKAPIIAVTQHEEVLAKICLLSGVIPVMGDKVTTTDEMFESATRNAIKTGYIEKGDIIVLSAGVPIGQSGNTNLIKVQQV, encoded by the coding sequence ATGTTAAAAACAAAAATTATTTGTACCATGGGACCTGCTTGTGACTCAATCGAATTGTTAAAAGTAATGATTCAGGAAGGTATGACCGTTGCCCGTCTGAACATGGCTCATGGCGAACTGGAAGATCACGTTACACGGATTAACAATATCCGCAAAGCAGCTTCCGAACTGAATACCTATATACCGATCATGATGGACATCAAAGGGCCAGAAGTACGTATCGGTAAACTGAAAGAAGCATCCTGCCATCTGCAAGCGGGTAAAGAGCTGATCCTGACTACCGAAGAAATTCTTGGTGACGCTGAGCGTATCTCGGTAAACTATCCAGAACTGAACCTCGTTGTGAAACCTGGCGATCGTATCCTTATCGATGATGGCCTTGTGGATCTGACTGTACTGTCTGTGGAAGGATCCGATATCCATTGTAAAATCATCAGTGGCGGCATTCTGAAACCACGCAAAGGGGTTAACTTGCCAGGAATCAAAACGACATTGCCAGGTGTAACCGAGCGTGACGTTATGCACATCGGATTTGGGATCGAAAACGATATCGAAATTATCGCAGCATCCTTTGTTCGTAAAGGTGACGACATCCGTGAAATCCGCAGCATTTTGAAAGAACGCGGTGTAGAGCACGTACAGATCATCTCGAAAATCGAGAATCAAGAAGGTATGACTAATCTGGACGACATCATCTTGGCTTCTGACGGCATCATGGTAGCTCGTGGAGATCTCGGTGTTGAGGTGCCAATCGAAGACGTACCAATGATGCAAAAAGAAATGATCGATAAATGTAACCGCGCTGGTAAACCGGTTATCGTAGCTACACACATGCTGGAGTCCATGCAAGTGAACCCACGCCCTACTCGTTCTGAGGTCAGTGACGTGGCAAACGCTGTACTTCAAGGTGCTGACGTTGTAATGTTGTCCGGTGAATCAGCTGCTGGTAAATATCCGGTACAATCCGTGCGCACGATGGCTGCTGTTGCTCGCCGTGCTGAAACAATGATCGATTACAAAGAGCAATTCGCACAAAAATCGGCTCAACAGATCGCTGATATTACTGAAGTTATCAGTCAGGGCGCTGTAAGTTCTTCCCTCGTACTGAATGCAAAAGCAATCATCACTTCGACTGAGAGTGGATTCACAGCGCGCATGATCTCCAAATATCGTCCAAAAGCGCCAATCATCGCAGTTACACAACATGAAGAAGTATTGGCGAAAATCTGCCTGCTCTCCGGTGTTATTCCGGTTATGGGCGACAAAGTAACGACAACGGATGAAATGTTCGAGTCTGCTACGCGTAACGCAATCAAAACAGGTTACATTGAAAAAGGTGACATCATTGTGTTGTCCGCTGGTGTTCCAATCGGTCAATCCGGTAATACTAACCTGATCAAAGTTCAACAAGTTTAA
- a CDS encoding CPBP family intramembrane glutamic endopeptidase, giving the protein MINALSKPKHSFSERKPVLTVVIIELLLLLAVFAAGAIATIKQLDYTSPVLISFTPIAIVLMIYLTLRCKWGETGFRSLRSIPAGHAKYYIPLLLVLGTLSLKGFGELSLSRVAFFIFFTLLVAFVEETIYRGLIFKTLLQKSAVAAVVTSSILFSITHLLNALSGQHMTDTIMQLIYALLLGAALALLMLKNGNIVPLILFHFIHNLIQFLGNDLEDTGTLPYDLFILAVLIAYCAWLVWSIRTNSSIPSKGSEQANTVVH; this is encoded by the coding sequence ATGATTAATGCGCTATCCAAGCCAAAACATTCCTTTTCCGAGCGCAAACCTGTGCTCACCGTTGTGATTATTGAGCTACTTCTCTTGTTAGCCGTATTTGCTGCAGGAGCCATTGCGACGATAAAACAACTGGACTACACTTCCCCTGTACTCATTTCCTTTACACCCATCGCAATTGTTCTGATGATCTATCTGACGTTAAGGTGCAAGTGGGGAGAGACCGGATTCCGATCTTTGCGAAGTATCCCAGCTGGCCACGCAAAGTATTATATTCCACTACTCCTTGTACTGGGTACACTTTCTCTGAAAGGATTTGGGGAGCTGAGCTTGTCACGGGTAGCCTTTTTCATCTTTTTTACCTTGCTCGTAGCTTTTGTTGAGGAAACGATCTATCGGGGGCTTATTTTCAAGACCTTGCTTCAAAAAAGTGCAGTGGCCGCAGTTGTGACCTCCAGCATCTTGTTTTCGATTACACATCTGTTGAACGCATTGTCTGGTCAGCATATGACAGATACGATCATGCAATTGATATATGCGCTGCTTCTGGGAGCTGCACTGGCGTTATTGATGCTGAAGAACGGAAATATCGTACCGCTTATTTTGTTTCATTTCATACATAATCTGATTCAATTTCTAGGGAATGACCTGGAGGACACAGGTACACTGCCTTATGATCTGTTTATACTGGCAGTACTGATTGCTTACTGTGCATGGTTAGTGTGGAGCATTCGAACAAATTCGTCTATTCCATCCAAAGGGAGTGAGCAAGCGAATACGGTTGTTCATTAA
- a CDS encoding DUF4261 domain-containing protein: MTRIVLELEGEHVMGLFDKLRRRKKEKVPAGGAVESTNYSETIVGFVLLERDDCDFDLFIRNMKNEWDIEIEERPEEGNLFFEVNGMQVVCAHIAAPVPDREVEENAKLNILWREAEQVTSRHQSQIIVSVLNATNAIEGHVLFTQTASALLQLDHALAIYMAPLVVEASQYVETSRGIKHDELPVSLWIFIGLYQNAEGASAYTYGLRNFGKEEMEIMQSSESLSDVFEMMFMTTTYVVENDVTLHDGETLGFSAEQKLSISLSKGIATEGNSLKIGF; this comes from the coding sequence ATGACCAGAATCGTTCTGGAATTGGAAGGAGAACATGTCATGGGATTGTTTGACAAGCTTCGGCGGCGCAAAAAGGAGAAAGTACCTGCAGGTGGTGCTGTCGAATCGACGAATTACAGTGAAACCATCGTGGGTTTTGTCCTGCTGGAGCGTGACGATTGTGATTTTGACCTTTTCATCAGGAACATGAAGAACGAATGGGATATCGAGATTGAAGAACGCCCGGAGGAGGGCAATCTCTTTTTCGAAGTGAATGGGATGCAGGTGGTATGTGCTCACATTGCCGCGCCTGTACCTGACCGTGAAGTTGAGGAGAATGCCAAGCTAAACATCCTTTGGCGAGAAGCGGAGCAAGTTACCTCACGGCACCAGTCTCAGATTATTGTGTCTGTTCTGAATGCAACAAATGCAATTGAGGGACATGTTCTGTTTACTCAAACAGCGAGTGCCTTGTTACAGTTGGATCACGCGCTGGCCATATACATGGCCCCACTTGTTGTTGAAGCCAGTCAATATGTCGAAACCAGCCGTGGGATCAAACATGATGAGTTGCCCGTCTCGCTCTGGATTTTTATCGGATTATACCAAAATGCCGAAGGCGCTTCAGCTTATACTTACGGACTACGTAACTTTGGTAAAGAAGAGATGGAGATTATGCAATCGTCGGAGTCCTTAAGCGATGTATTTGAGATGATGTTCATGACCACAACGTATGTGGTTGAGAACGACGTCACACTGCATGACGGGGAAACACTTGGTTTTTCGGCAGAACAAAAGCTGAGCATTTCCCTTTCCAAAGGTATAGCAACGGAAGGTAACAGTTTGAAGATTGGCTTCTAA
- a CDS encoding methyl-accepting chemotaxis protein, whose translation MFRKRTESTKHLRIDTHQKLLEYSRKLVANAEKGDYDAWIEDGIEFQDTDEIASNIKKAVHMMKAQNEAVEMRLRMLNQAMNVGLWESEIVAGDPLDNNNIVAFSNEFRQMLGFHNAKDYPDSFASWAKSIYPDDRPQLVQEIMKHVNDTRATTAYNVISRMITKSGEIRWFRCLGQVIRNQAGVPVKLLGIMFDIHEEKSKSDELEALVTRYDLVNRALVEAPWDMTVVAGDVVNPNNEFWWSPQFRKELGFKDEQDFPNVFSSWSSRLHPEDHDRTINEFARHMNDYSGRTPYDLDYRLQRKDGEYRWYHAGGETIRDQDGVPLRVAGTIRDVTHEKNKEQIVEAMNLKTKQLSESIGEMVRGINSITDQAQDLVTAQELSADAAIQVKSSADDTKNITVFIREIASQTNLLGLNAAIEAARAGELGLGFGVVAGEVRKLADHSSEATVNIEDSMQKMKTLIDQILEHIGNMSTLTQNQAALTQQVNASMDEINTMSQDLVNYSRNL comes from the coding sequence ATGTTTCGTAAACGTACTGAATCGACCAAACACCTTCGTATAGATACTCATCAGAAATTATTGGAGTACAGTCGTAAACTGGTAGCAAACGCAGAAAAAGGCGACTATGACGCATGGATCGAAGATGGCATTGAGTTTCAGGATACTGATGAAATAGCTAGTAATATCAAAAAAGCAGTACATATGATGAAAGCTCAAAACGAAGCCGTGGAAATGCGGCTTAGAATGCTGAATCAGGCGATGAATGTGGGATTATGGGAATCTGAAATTGTTGCTGGTGATCCACTGGATAACAATAATATTGTCGCATTTTCGAATGAATTCCGCCAAATGTTAGGATTCCATAATGCCAAGGATTATCCCGATTCATTTGCAAGCTGGGCGAAATCGATATATCCGGATGACAGACCCCAACTGGTGCAGGAGATTATGAAACATGTGAATGACACAAGAGCAACAACTGCCTATAACGTCATCAGCCGTATGATTACAAAAAGTGGAGAAATCCGCTGGTTCCGATGCCTTGGACAAGTCATCCGAAATCAGGCTGGAGTTCCGGTCAAACTTCTGGGCATCATGTTTGATATTCATGAGGAGAAGAGCAAGTCTGATGAGCTGGAAGCACTCGTCACCCGATATGATCTGGTTAACCGCGCCTTGGTGGAGGCACCGTGGGATATGACCGTTGTGGCTGGAGATGTAGTTAATCCGAACAATGAATTTTGGTGGTCACCCCAGTTCCGTAAAGAATTAGGGTTTAAAGACGAGCAAGATTTCCCGAATGTGTTCAGCAGCTGGAGCAGCCGACTTCATCCGGAAGACCATGATCGGACAATCAACGAATTTGCCAGACATATGAACGATTACAGTGGTCGTACGCCGTACGATCTGGATTATCGTTTGCAACGCAAAGACGGGGAGTATCGGTGGTATCACGCGGGTGGGGAGACCATTAGGGATCAGGATGGAGTACCACTCCGTGTAGCTGGAACCATTCGAGATGTTACCCATGAGAAGAATAAGGAACAGATCGTGGAAGCCATGAATCTCAAAACAAAACAATTATCGGAGTCCATTGGCGAGATGGTACGTGGAATCAACTCGATTACCGATCAGGCACAGGATCTGGTGACTGCACAGGAGTTATCTGCCGATGCAGCTATTCAAGTGAAAAGCAGTGCAGATGATACGAAGAATATCACCGTGTTTATTCGAGAGATAGCCAGTCAGACCAATCTGCTGGGGTTGAATGCAGCAATTGAAGCTGCACGAGCGGGAGAGCTGGGACTGGGATTTGGCGTCGTTGCAGGTGAAGTGCGGAAACTGGCTGATCACAGTTCGGAGGCCACAGTAAATATCGAAGATAGCATGCAGAAGATGAAAACACTGATTGATCAGATTCTTGAACATATCGGTAATATGTCCACGTTAACGCAAAATCAGGCTGCCCTGACACAGCAGGTAAATGCTTCAATGGATGAGATCAACACCATGTCACAGGATCTGGTTAATTACTCACGGAATCTATAA
- a CDS encoding GNAT family N-acetyltransferase produces MTIITNYYVRPIEEQDIPFLWEMLYASLHRREGDAPLPIESIHTPGLSKYVEGWGRAGDFGYVAVDQQGKRLGSITLRFYTDQNAGYGYVNAATPEMGMAVTEDARGKGIGTLLLQSALDEVEWRGIEAVSLSVDPDNQAIRLYKRLGFVEECLNGTSVTMVRVSKLES; encoded by the coding sequence ATGACCATCATAACCAACTATTATGTACGCCCTATTGAAGAACAGGATATCCCTTTCCTATGGGAGATGTTATACGCATCCCTGCATAGAAGAGAAGGTGATGCACCTCTTCCAATCGAAAGTATTCATACTCCCGGACTGTCCAAATACGTTGAAGGCTGGGGAAGAGCAGGGGATTTCGGGTATGTTGCAGTTGACCAGCAAGGCAAGAGATTAGGTTCAATAACATTAAGATTCTATACGGATCAGAATGCGGGATACGGTTATGTGAATGCAGCTACGCCAGAGATGGGGATGGCTGTAACGGAAGATGCACGTGGAAAAGGAATAGGTACCTTGCTGCTTCAGTCCGCATTAGATGAGGTTGAATGGCGGGGAATTGAAGCAGTCTCGCTCAGTGTTGACCCGGATAACCAAGCGATTCGCTTATATAAGCGGTTAGGATTTGTGGAGGAGTGCCTAAATGGTACATCTGTAACGATGGTGCGTGTAAGTAAACTTGAATCTTAA
- a CDS encoding SRPBCC family protein — MELKYEFYINAGLEEVWNALISPDGTRNSFFGSELRTNFQPGQPFAYVGPGNDGAETVHVYGDILEFEPLSRLSYQEHPGPSYHANHAELQSRVVFQLETVGECTKLTLINDQFTDNHPSIANAQSSWWMILSSIKTWVETGKTLNFGW, encoded by the coding sequence ATGGAACTGAAATATGAATTCTATATCAATGCAGGACTGGAAGAGGTGTGGAATGCTCTAATATCACCAGACGGCACACGGAACAGCTTTTTCGGTAGTGAACTTCGCACCAATTTCCAACCAGGGCAGCCGTTTGCTTATGTAGGGCCAGGTAATGATGGTGCGGAGACTGTCCATGTGTATGGAGATATATTAGAATTTGAACCGTTGTCCAGACTTAGTTATCAGGAGCATCCCGGACCGTCGTACCATGCGAATCATGCCGAGCTTCAATCCAGAGTGGTCTTCCAGTTGGAAACTGTAGGTGAGTGTACGAAGCTGACGCTAATCAATGATCAATTTACAGATAACCATCCTTCCATTGCGAATGCACAGAGCAGCTGGTGGATGATTCTAAGCAGCATCAAAACTTGGGTGGAGACGGGGAAAACATTGAATTTTGGCTGGTAG
- a CDS encoding WecB/TagA/CpsF family glycosyltransferase, with translation MSKSTNIMGIPFPNVTMDQTVAILDKVVDHESNELFHVITGNPEIVMSCQKNASLRKIVDQAGLVTADGAGIVMVSRFRGGQLTERVTGCDLLFRLLEEGDQKHWSFYMLGAEESVSEQAVKVIAQRYPGVVVKGRHHGYFQADEEQQIVEEIFTAQPDFLIVALGAPHAEHWINKYRHQLNARVAIGVGGSLDIVAGKTKRAPAIWQKLNLEWLYRLLSQPSRWRRQLILPRFAVRALLFREPK, from the coding sequence ATGAGCAAATCAACGAATATTATGGGTATCCCTTTTCCCAATGTCACGATGGATCAAACCGTTGCGATCCTTGATAAAGTCGTAGATCATGAAAGCAATGAACTGTTCCATGTCATCACAGGTAATCCCGAGATTGTTATGTCCTGTCAAAAGAATGCCTCTCTTCGCAAAATCGTCGATCAAGCTGGGTTGGTAACGGCTGACGGTGCTGGCATTGTGATGGTATCCCGTTTTCGGGGCGGACAATTGACTGAACGGGTAACCGGTTGTGATCTGTTGTTTCGTTTATTGGAGGAAGGCGATCAAAAACACTGGTCATTCTACATGCTGGGAGCAGAGGAAAGCGTAAGTGAACAGGCTGTGAAAGTTATTGCGCAACGTTATCCGGGAGTTGTTGTAAAAGGTAGACACCATGGTTACTTCCAGGCAGATGAGGAACAACAGATTGTGGAAGAGATTTTTACTGCTCAACCAGACTTTCTTATCGTGGCTCTGGGTGCACCCCATGCGGAACACTGGATTAACAAGTATCGCCACCAGTTGAACGCTCGTGTAGCCATAGGTGTTGGAGGCAGTCTCGATATCGTGGCAGGCAAAACCAAACGTGCCCCTGCGATATGGCAGAAGCTTAACCTGGAATGGCTCTATCGCCTCCTCAGTCAACCTTCGAGATGGCGCAGGCAACTCATTTTACCCCGTTTTGCTGTGCGGGCATTGTTGTTCAGAGAACCTAAATAA
- a CDS encoding LacI family DNA-binding transcriptional regulator translates to MKATIYDIAREAGVSIATVSQVINGKGKISEKRRAEIMEIMERLHYQPSAIAAALTGKQTYTLGLLVPDISNPYFAELARAVEDRSRQLGYSVVICSTDNKDERVERYLNLLQQKRVDGMMIGTGIDNAEILSPLLQQSIPVALIARHMPSLSVHTVTIDDILGGALAAEHLLELGHTRVAVLSEPSKVSSSQERVRGFRETLIKAGHTLEPNQIRESAADLSSAKKEALLLLGEKDHPTGLFCCNDIQAIGALQAAKELGLSVPEDVSIIGFDNTILASVTSPPLTTVAQPIEELGHRAVDLLIEELKDEQKEPQKIVLKPELVIRESAGRVLS, encoded by the coding sequence ATGAAAGCAACCATATACGATATAGCACGCGAGGCGGGTGTATCCATTGCAACCGTCTCGCAGGTCATTAATGGCAAAGGCAAGATCAGCGAGAAGCGGCGCGCTGAGATTATGGAGATCATGGAACGCCTTCATTATCAACCCAGTGCGATCGCAGCTGCACTTACAGGGAAGCAGACGTATACATTGGGGCTGCTCGTACCGGACATCTCAAACCCGTATTTCGCAGAACTCGCCAGAGCCGTGGAGGATCGAAGCCGTCAATTGGGTTACAGCGTGGTCATCTGCAGTACGGATAATAAGGACGAGCGGGTAGAGCGTTACCTGAATCTGCTTCAGCAAAAAAGGGTCGATGGCATGATGATCGGAACCGGGATCGATAATGCCGAAATTTTGTCACCGCTTTTGCAGCAGTCCATCCCTGTCGCTTTGATTGCACGTCATATGCCATCCCTGTCGGTTCATACAGTCACCATTGATGACATTCTCGGTGGAGCACTCGCAGCGGAGCATCTGCTTGAACTTGGGCACACCCGTGTAGCGGTTCTGTCGGAACCGTCCAAAGTCAGCAGCAGTCAGGAACGTGTACGTGGATTCCGTGAAACCCTGATTAAGGCAGGTCATACGCTGGAACCGAATCAGATCCGAGAATCGGCAGCTGACCTGAGCTCGGCCAAAAAAGAGGCGTTACTGCTGCTCGGTGAGAAGGATCACCCGACAGGTTTGTTCTGTTGTAATGACATTCAGGCCATTGGTGCACTTCAGGCAGCCAAAGAGCTGGGCCTAAGCGTGCCAGAGGATGTGTCGATTATCGGATTTGATAATACCATTCTGGCTTCGGTAACCAGTCCACCGCTTACGACCGTTGCCCAGCCGATTGAAGAACTGGGACATCGCGCTGTAGATCTGTTGATTGAAGAGTTAAAGGATGAACAAAAAGAGCCACAGAAGATTGTGCTGAAGCCTGAGCTGGTTATCCGAGAATCAGCAGGTCGTGTATTGAGCTGA
- a CDS encoding MOSC domain-containing protein, whose protein sequence is MGTVQFVMLADDPSTFVTRVVPFIDIELAGISGDRHYGLLRPADSRQKIYKRGTPIANRRQISIVSEEECALIAEKMNIPEVRPEWLGANILVRGIDRLTELPAGTRLLFPNGTGLICEGENLPCVHPGKMIEQFYEQDGLRKKFVPAARKKRGIVCSVEREGVIHTGDTIEVIRLS, encoded by the coding sequence ATGGGAACAGTTCAATTCGTTATGTTGGCTGATGATCCATCCACATTTGTGACCCGAGTTGTACCTTTTATCGACATTGAGCTTGCAGGAATTTCGGGTGACCGTCATTATGGTCTGCTTCGTCCGGCGGACTCACGTCAGAAAATCTACAAGCGTGGCACACCGATTGCGAATCGCCGCCAGATCAGTATTGTGTCTGAGGAAGAATGTGCTCTTATTGCTGAGAAAATGAACATTCCTGAAGTGCGTCCAGAGTGGCTTGGTGCCAATATACTGGTCCGTGGCATTGATCGATTGACGGAACTGCCTGCTGGAACGCGGCTCCTATTTCCAAACGGGACAGGGTTAATATGCGAAGGGGAGAACCTTCCCTGTGTACATCCGGGAAAAATGATTGAACAATTCTATGAACAGGACGGTTTGCGCAAAAAATTCGTGCCTGCGGCTCGCAAAAAACGTGGGATTGTATGCTCGGTTGAACGGGAGGGTGTAATCCATACGGGGGATACCATAGAAGTCATTCGCCTGTCCTGA
- the iolB gene encoding 5-deoxy-glucuronate isomerase — MSERIVKPVVNPEGDGTLINVTPESAGWEYVGFQVAKLAEGETLTRESGDQELCVVLLSGFANVSTREHTWDNIGKRMSVFEKIPPYSVYVSTSDQVQITARTELEIAICVAPGKGTYPARLIAPEDVGVEARGYGNLERQIHNILPEQKEADSLLVVEVFTPDGHWSSYPPHKHDRDALPDESLLEETYYFRVQPEQGFAIQRIYTDDRSVDETLAVKNGEVVLVPDGYHPVGAPPGYEVYYLNVMAGPTRTWKFHNDPDHEWLMKK, encoded by the coding sequence ATGTCAGAACGTATTGTGAAACCCGTGGTCAACCCGGAGGGAGACGGTACACTTATAAACGTAACACCGGAGTCGGCGGGGTGGGAATATGTTGGCTTTCAGGTAGCGAAGCTGGCGGAGGGGGAGACGCTAACCCGTGAGAGCGGTGATCAGGAACTCTGTGTGGTGCTTCTCAGTGGTTTCGCCAATGTAAGTACCCGGGAGCACACATGGGATAATATCGGAAAAAGAATGAGTGTTTTCGAGAAAATTCCGCCGTATTCGGTCTACGTCTCAACTTCCGATCAAGTGCAGATCACAGCACGTACCGAACTGGAAATCGCTATATGTGTTGCACCCGGTAAAGGCACGTACCCGGCTCGTCTCATTGCACCCGAAGATGTAGGGGTAGAGGCACGAGGATATGGTAATCTGGAACGCCAGATTCACAACATTTTGCCGGAACAAAAAGAAGCGGACAGTCTGCTCGTTGTTGAGGTATTCACGCCAGATGGGCATTGGTCCAGTTACCCGCCACATAAGCATGATCGGGACGCACTCCCGGATGAATCTTTGCTGGAAGAAACGTATTATTTCCGTGTGCAGCCTGAGCAGGGGTTTGCCATTCAGCGCATATACACGGATGATCGTTCTGTGGATGAGACGCTAGCAGTGAAGAACGGAGAAGTGGTGCTTGTTCCGGACGGTTATCATCCGGTAGGTGCTCCTCCGGGGTATGAGGTCTACTATCTGAACGTGATGGCCGGCCCTACTCGGACATGGAAATTCCATAACGACCCTGACCATGAGTGGTTGATGAAAAAGTAA
- a CDS encoding phosphatase PAP2 family protein → MKAFFQRWGHLLAILCIPLQGSIYVFLGSNTGSDVFYNYAWIDTQIPFLKEFIYPYISWMPILYLGFLYLGLTNKSLFWRTLITYNVGVMAANVCFAVFPTHVPRPEIGGTDLSSVLVQFIYTNDAPFNCFPSVHVLTSYLLFIVINRHLNFKPLTRISWSVWLWLIIASTVFVKQHSLLDIAGGILFAEAAYWTVHVSALRLGQAQKKGKQPLTASNPSSHV, encoded by the coding sequence ATGAAAGCATTCTTTCAGCGCTGGGGGCATTTACTGGCTATTCTGTGCATACCGCTCCAAGGCTCCATTTACGTATTTCTAGGCAGCAACACCGGAAGTGATGTCTTCTACAATTATGCTTGGATTGACACACAGATTCCTTTTCTCAAAGAATTTATTTATCCGTACATTAGCTGGATGCCCATTCTGTATCTTGGATTTCTCTATTTGGGTCTGACGAACAAGTCACTATTCTGGCGTACGTTGATTACCTATAATGTTGGTGTCATGGCTGCCAATGTCTGTTTTGCGGTGTTCCCTACCCATGTCCCGCGCCCGGAGATCGGCGGAACTGATTTGAGCAGCGTGTTAGTACAGTTTATCTATACCAATGATGCGCCCTTCAACTGTTTCCCAAGTGTTCATGTTCTGACCAGCTACTTGCTGTTTATTGTGATTAACAGACACTTGAACTTTAAGCCTTTGACACGGATTTCTTGGTCGGTATGGCTGTGGTTGATCATTGCTTCAACGGTGTTTGTAAAACAGCATTCCTTGCTGGACATCGCTGGAGGCATTTTGTTTGCTGAGGCCGCGTATTGGACTGTACATGTCTCTGCTCTTCGTCTTGGGCAGGCACAAAAAAAAGGCAAGCAGCCACTTACAGCTTCTAATCCAAGCAGTCATGTATAA
- a CDS encoding helix-turn-helix domain-containing protein, giving the protein MVTPLEVRHINGVGWYEEAVQSQETWRLSLVTYGKCVYWVNGDKQIMEKGELLLIPGGTPYYGKSIPTVTHTQIVIQLQRDHMETLPALERYEALRHKPGCYELIHQRMSAIYQQWQERPSYYVMMSQALLMEVLIYMNRELDRGVIPPERHNHVERMKRYIERHYREKVTKEELGDEINKTPNYAAALFKSMTNQTISQYVHEQRMKRAIYLLTESQLSIQEIAEFLGYRDLSYFYRIFKRITGSPPSDLLHERPPIA; this is encoded by the coding sequence ATGGTCACTCCACTTGAAGTACGACATATTAATGGTGTCGGTTGGTACGAAGAAGCTGTGCAATCTCAAGAAACTTGGCGGCTTAGCTTGGTTACTTATGGAAAATGTGTATATTGGGTGAACGGTGATAAACAGATCATGGAAAAGGGTGAATTGCTCCTCATTCCAGGTGGTACCCCATATTACGGCAAGAGTATTCCTACAGTAACGCACACACAGATTGTAATTCAACTGCAACGCGACCATATGGAAACTCTGCCTGCACTGGAACGGTATGAGGCTTTGCGGCATAAACCTGGATGTTACGAACTGATCCATCAACGCATGAGCGCTATTTATCAACAATGGCAGGAGCGTCCGTCTTATTATGTCATGATGAGCCAAGCCTTATTGATGGAAGTGTTGATTTATATGAACAGGGAGCTTGATCGTGGAGTTATCCCGCCGGAGAGGCATAATCATGTTGAACGGATGAAGCGATATATTGAGCGGCATTATCGGGAGAAAGTGACGAAGGAAGAACTCGGGGACGAGATCAATAAAACTCCCAATTATGCTGCCGCATTATTCAAAAGCATGACAAATCAGACCATCAGTCAATATGTCCATGAGCAACGGATGAAACGAGCTATATATCTGCTCACTGAGTCACAACTCTCCATCCAGGAAATTGCCGAATTTCTCGGCTACCGGGATCTGTCTTATTTTTACCGCATATTCAAACGTATAACCGGAAGTCCACCGTCTGACCTTCTTCATGAACGGCCACCTATAGCATGA